A DNA window from Camelina sativa cultivar DH55 chromosome 13, Cs, whole genome shotgun sequence contains the following coding sequences:
- the LOC104734800 gene encoding B3 domain-containing protein Os02g0598200-like, protein MSEENISQVDDKCCLDDANPMEIPLVIDEQVQGDDVLLPAAETNHHVNLIRYSTGALDKPAGKPQVQTRYRGSGNQMSSTHDLCKHGKRREEDLVIKPWKLVKKKNVASGDLVKGETFRKSLGNVSKPDKSPLRVVKKEAACEVAKSCDGLRVKKSETNSTTSPSASAVVRMVKKTTNLDVKKVSKISENKSSKVDLSKNLKNKEKTEIDDSLKQCDDSMEKTNVDVNKVSMISEVKSSKEDLLKNLKNKEKIDEPVGCDDVMKKTNPDVKKVSRISVIKNSKEDLLKNLKNKEKMKIDEPVRSDDALEKTLYVVESSIEKRKKKSITSVKSETQQSSEKKFLRSSGEKSLSLSPSLSPSSEEVKKSPVTRSDPRPIRQTTSRSKTGLSVKKETGSANLATNPKNESKIIRPTRIGLIKVTPPAATKQLTSFKKGKVLEPKTEDSTATSIKFKKRVVQEPKLRSDVNRKKKNLKDKREGIGKINGEGKREKVVLRHRKVEVKKKLQTLFNNVIEETVNKLEEVRKSKVKALVGAFETVISLQDNNRTSQKKKTQSKPTSSSQAVEGF, encoded by the coding sequence ATGTCTGAGGAGAATATTTCACAAGTTGATGACAAGTGTTGTTTGGATGATGCAAACCCCATGGAGATCCCTCTTGTTATAGACGAGCAAGTTCAAGGAGATGATGTTCTGCTTCCAGCTGCAGAGACCAATCATCATGTGAATTTGATACGGTATTCGACTGGAGCTCTTGATAAACCAGCAGGCAAACCTCAGGTTCAAACCCGTTACCGTGGGAGTGGGAACCAAATGAGCTCGACTCATGACCTATGTAAACATGGGAAGAGGCGTGAGGAGGATTTGGTTATCAAGCCATGGAAGTTGgttaagaaaaagaatgttGCAAGTGGTGATTTGGTGAAAGGTGAGACTTTCAGGAAGTCGTTGGGAAATGTCTCTAAACCGGACAAGTCACCATTGCGGGTTGTAAAGAAAGAAGCTGCTTGTGAGGTTGCCAAATCTTGTGATGGTTTACGCGTTAAGAAGAGTGAAACCAACAGTACTACTAGTCCGAGTGCCTCAGCTGTTGTAAGAATGGTCAAGAAGACTACTAATCTTGATGTTAAGAAGGTTTCAAAGATCAGCGAGAACAAGAGTTCTAAAGTGGATCTTTCGAAGAActtgaagaacaaagagaagacAGAGATTGATGATTCATTGAAGCAATGTGATGATTcaatggagaaaacaaatgtTGATGTTAATAAAGTTTCAATGATTAGCGAGGTAAAGAGTTCTAAAGAGGATCTTTTGAAGAAtctgaagaacaaagagaagattgatgaaccggttggatgtgatgatgtaatgaagaagacaaaccCTGATGTGAAGAAGGTTTCAAGGATCAGCGTGATCAAGAATTCTAAAGAGGATCTTTTGAAGAAtctgaagaacaaagagaagatgaagattgaTGAACCAGTTAGATCTGATGATGCATTGGAGAAGACATTGTATGTTGTTGAATCTAGTattgagaagaggaagaagaagagcatcACAAGTGTTAAGAGTGAAACTCAGCAATCTTCTGAGAAGAAGTTCTTACGAAGCAGCGGAGAGAAAAGTCTTAGCTTATCACCGTCTTTGTCCCCATCCTCGGAGGAAGTTAAGAAATCACCGGTCACGAGATCAGATCCTAGGCCAATAAGGCAGACTACTTCCAGGTCCAAGACTGGATTGTCTGTGAAGAAAGAAACTGGTTCTGCAAATCTTGCTACTAATCCAAAAAACGAAAGCAAGATTATTAGGCCGACGAGGATTGGTTTAATAAAGGTTACTCCTCCTGCTGCAACGAAGCAGCTGACGAGTTTCAAGAAAGGGAAAGTTCTTGAACCAAAAACAGAAGATTCCACTGCTACATCGATCAAGTTCAAAAAGAGAGTTGTTCAAGAACCAAAGCTCAGAAGTGATGTgaacaggaagaagaagaacctgaaagacaaaagagaaggTATTGGGAAGATTAACGGCGAAGGTAAACGAGAGAAGGTTGTATTGAGGCATAGAAAAgtggaagtgaagaagaagttgcaAACACTTTTCAATAATGTGATTGAAGAGACTGTGAATAAGCTTGAAGAAGTGAGGAAGAGTAAGGTTAAAGCACTGGTTGGTGCTTTTGAAACTGTAATCTCTCTTCAAGATAACAATAGAAcatctcagaagaagaagactcagaGCAAACCCACATCTTCTTCACAAGCTGTTGAAGGCTTTTAG
- the LOC104734801 gene encoding heparanase-like protein 1: MVKLKNKAMGFKVCFFVILSCLLLAPETTMAQELKRVSIVIEGARRVSETDENFVCATLDWWPHDKCNYEQCPWGYSSVINMDLTRPLLSKAIQAFKPLRIRIGGSLQDQVTYDVGNLKTPCRPFRKMNSGLFGFSKGCLHMKRWDELHSFLTSTGAVVTFGLNALSGRHKLRGKAWGGAWDHVNTQDFINYTVSKGYAIDSWEFGNELSGSGVGASVSAELYGKDLIVLRDVINKVYKDSRLVKPKLVAPGGFYERPWYSKLLQISGPGVVDVVTHHMYNLGSGNDPALVKKILDPSFLSKVSETFKDVNQTIQEHGPWASPWVGESGGAYNSGGRHVSDTFIDSFWYLDQLGMSSRHNTKVYCRQTLVGGFYGLLEKNTFVPNPDYYSALLWHRLMGKGVLAVHTDGPPQLRVYAHCSKGRAGVTLLLINLSNQSDFTVSVSNGKKLVMNVESKKKKKSLLDTLKKTFSWIGSKASDGYLNREEYHLTPENRDLRSKTMILNGKPLKPTATGDIPSLEPVIRGVNSPVNVLPLSMAFIVLPNFEASACS; the protein is encoded by the exons ATGGTGAAGCTCAAAAACAAAGCAATGGGCttcaaagtttgtttctttgtcatCTTAAGTTGTCTTCTTCTAGCTCCAGAGACAACAATGGCTCAAGAACTGAAGCGTGTATCGATCGTTATTGAAGGAGCTCGTCGAGTCTCTGAGACTGACGAGAACTTTGTCTGTGCGACATTGGACTGGTGGCCACATGACAAGTGCAACTATGAACAATGTCCTTGGGGCTACTCTTCAGTTATCAATATG GACTTGACCAGACCCCTTCTTTCTAAAGCTATTCAAG CTTTCAAGCCGTTGAGGATAAGAATTGGCGGTTCACTGCAAGATCAAGTGACTTATGACGTAGGAAATCTCAAAACTCCTTGCCGTCCATTCAGAAAAATGAACAGCGGTTTGTTCGGATTCTCTAAAGGATGCTTGCATATGAAGCGATGGGACGAGCTCCACAGTTTCCTAACCTCAACGGG AGCTGTAGTTACTTTTGGTTTAAACGCTTTGAGTGGGAGACACAAACTCCGCGGGAAGGCGTGGGGTGGGGCTTGGGATCACGTAAACACTCAAGATTTCATTAACTACACAGTCTCAAAGGGTTACGCTATTGATTCTTGGGAATTTG GAAACGAGCTAAGTGGAAGCGGGGTTGGAGCGAGTGTGAGCGCAGAGCTTTACGGGAAAGACTTGATTGTACTTAGAGATGTAATCAACAAAGTTTATAAAGACTCTCGGTTAGTCAAGCCTAAACTTGTCGCTCCTGGAGGATTCTATGAACGACCATGGTACTCCAAACTTCTTCAGATCTCTGGTCCTGGTGTTGTTGACGTTGTGACTCATCATATGTACAATCTTGGTTCAG GAAATGATCCTGCGCTGGTAAAGAAGATACTGGATCCGAGTTTCTTAAGCAAGGTATCTGAAACATTCAAGGATGTGAACCAGACAATTCAAGAACATGGACCGTGGGCTTCTCCTTGGGTTGGAGAATCTGGTGGAGCTTACAATAGTGGTGGCCGTCATGTTTCGGATACATTCATTGATAGCTTCTG GTATCTAGATCAGCTTGGAATGTCGTCGAGACACAACACTAAAGTTTACTGCAGACAGACTCTGGTTGGTGGGTTTTACGGCTTGCTCGAAAAGAACACGTTTGTTCCAAATCCAGATTACTATAG CGCTCTGCTTTGGCATCGGTTGATGGGAAAAGGTGTTCTCGCGGTTCACACAGATGGACCGCCACAGCTACGGGTGTACGCACATTGTTCAAAAGGAAGA gcTGGTGTGACGTTGCTTCTGATAAATCTAAGCAATCAATCGGATTTTACGGTTAGTGTCAGCAATGGCAAAAAGTTGGTTATGAATGtggaatcgaagaagaagaagaagtcattgTTGGATAcattgaaaaaaacattttcttggATTGGAAGCAAAGCTTCTGATGGATATTTAAATCGAGAAGAGTATCATCTGACACCTGAAAACCGTGACTTGAGGAGCAAAACAATGATCTTGAATGGTAAACCGTTAAAACCGACTGCAACAGGAGATATCCCGAGCCTTGAACCGGTCATCCGTGGTGTAAACTCTCCTGTTAACGTCTTGCCATTGTCGATGGCGTTCATTGTGTTGCCTAATTTTGAAGCTTCTGCTTGTTCATGA
- the LOC104734802 gene encoding uncharacterized acetyltransferase At3g50280-like, which translates to MVSSSSEVKIISKCFVKPKTISKKEPYHLSPLEHVMLSMPYIQKGLLFVKPSFAKSDDAKVSMLTLLQRLKDSLATSLVHFFLLAGRLSTLKTDNPRYHSVFVDCNNSPGAGFIHAESDLSVSDIVESKYVPLAVQSFFDHHKALNSGGHTMSLLSVKVTELVDGVFIGISMNHSTGDGSSFWQFFNSLSEIFMDSQEETIDDNNNNKLLCLKNPPIFREMYGPICSLPLVEPVESISVSETPVVKERMFHFSSETVRLLKSKASQECGTTNISSFQSLTAFIWRSITRARNLANDQETTCRLAAGNRSRMNPPLPMSHFGVYISPVQTTMKTGNLLENEFGRAALKLHQAVTEHTDEKISSEIDRWLKSFLKFGGLFSPNLVHVGSSPRFNMYGCEFGMGKAVAVRSGYGGKFDGKVTAYPGREGGGSIDLEVCLLPEFMEALESDQEFMSLVSSSS; encoded by the exons atggtttcttcttcatcggaaGTAAAGATAATCTCAAAATGCTTCGTCAAACCAAAAACCATCTCCAAAAAAGAGCCATATCATTTATCACCTCTGGAGCATGTGATGCTTTCTATGCCCTACATCCAAAAGGGTCTTCTCTTTGTCAAACCATCATTTGCTAAATCTGACGATGCAAAAGTTTCTATGCTGACTTTGCTGCAGAGGCTTAAAGACTCGCTAGCCACATCACTTGTCCATTTCTTTTTGCTCGCGGGTCGCCTCTCGACTTTGAAAACTGACAATCCAAGATATCACTCAGTGTTTGTGGATTGTAATAACAGTCCTGGAGCTGGATTTATCCATGCTGAATCAGATCTAAGTGTATCTGACATTGTTGAATCCAAATATGTTCCTTTGGCGGTTCAATCTTTCTTTGATCATCATAAAGCATTGAATAGCGGTGGTCACACCATGAGTCTCTTGTCAGTCAAG GTAACAGAATTGGTAGATGGAGTGTTCATAGGAATATCAATGAATCATTCGACTGGAGATGGAAGTTCCTTCTGGCAGTTCTTCAACTCTTTGTCTGAGATCTTCATGGATTCACAAGAAGAGACCATTgatgataacaacaacaacaaattgcTCTGTCTCAAGAACCCTCCAATCTTTCGTGAAATGTACGGTCCTATTTGTAGCCTTCCCTTGGTTGAACCTGTAGAGTCCATAAGTGTTTCCGAAACTCCGGTTGTGAAGGAGAGAATGTTCCATTTCTCATCAGAAACAGTGAGGTTGCTGAAATCAAAGGCGAGTCAAGAATGCGGAACAACAAACATCTCTTCTTTTCAGTCGCTAACCGCATTCATATGGAGAAGCATTACAAGAGCAAGAAATCTAGCAAATGATCAAGAAACTACTTGCAGGCTTGCTGCTGGCAATAGGTCAAGAATGAATCCACCATTGCCAATGAGTCACTTTGGGGTTTACATCTCTCCTGTCCAAACGACTATGAAAACTGGTAATCTATTGGAGAATGAGTTTGGACGGGCTGCTTTGAAACTGCATCAAGCTGTAACAGAACACACTGACGAAAAGATCTCATCAGAAATTGATCGATGGTTGAAGTCATTTCTGAAATTTGGTGGACTTTTCAGTCCCAACTTAGTTCACGTGGGAAGCTCTCCAAGGTTTAACATGTACGGATGCGAGTTTGGGATGGGGAAAGCGGTTGCGGTTAGAAGCGGTTACGGCGGTAAGTTTGACGGGAAGGTAACAGCTTATCCgggaagagaaggaggaggaagcaTAGATTTGGAAGTTTGTCTTCTTCCGGAGTTTATGGAAGCTTTGGAATCAGATCAAGAGTTCATGTCCCTcgtctcctcttcttcttga
- the LOC104734805 gene encoding uncharacterized acetyltransferase At3g50280-like, whose translation MDSSSPEVKIISECFVKPKSLPEKWKEPYHFAPLNHLILSTHYIQKGLLFLKPSFSESDDAKDFMETLLQKLKDSLATTLVHFYLLAGRLSTLETDDQSQRSHSVFVDCTNSPGAGFIHAESDLSVSDIVGSKYVPLAVHSFFDHHQAVNRDGYTMSLLSVKVTELVDGVFIGLSMNHSIGDGSSFWQFFNSFSDIFNSQEDIIDSNNNNLLCLKNPPIFREMSGPTYSLPFSETDESISLYETPVLKERMLHFSSETVRLLKSKANQECGTTNISSFQSLTAFIWRSITRARKLANDQETTCRLAAGNRSRMNPPLPVDHFGVYVSLVKTSTTVGDLLGNDFGRAALKLHQAVSEHTIENFSAEIDRWLKSPMKLDRFFSPNVVHMGSSPRFNKYGCEFGMGKAVAARSGYGGKYDGKVSAYPGREGGGSIDLEVCLVPEFMEALESDQEFMSIVSSSS comes from the exons atggattctTCTTCACCGGAAGTAAAGATCATCTCGGAATGCTTCGTCAAACCCAAAAGCCTCCCTGAAAAATGGAAAGAGCCATACCATTTTGCACCATTGAATCATTTGATCCTCTCAACCCATTACATCCAGAAGggtcttctctttctcaaacCATCGTTTTCTGAATCTGACGATGCAAAGGACTTCATGGAGACTTTGCTGCAGAAGCTCAAAGACTCGCTTGCCACAACACTTGTCCATTTCTATCTTCTCGCAGGTCGCCTCTCAACTTTGGAAACCGACGATCAAAGTCAACGATCTCACTCTGTGTTTGTCGACTGTACTAACAGTCCTGGTGCTGGATTCATCCATGCCGAATCAGATCTAAGTGTATCAGACATTGTTGGATCCAAGTATGTTCCTTTGGCTGTTCATTCTTTCTTTGATCATCACCAAGCAGTCAACCGCGATGGTTACACCATGAGTCTCTTATCAGTCAAG GTAACAGAGTTGGTAGAtggagtatttataggattatCAATGAATCATTCGATTGGAGATGGAAGTTCCTTCTGGCAGTTCTTCAACTCTTTTTCTGATATCTTCAATTCACAAGAAGACATCATTGAtagtaacaacaacaatttGCTCTGTCTCAAGAATCCTCCAATCTTTCGTGAAATGTCCGGTCCAACTTACAGCCTTCCCTTTAGTGAAACTGATGAGTCCATTAGTCTATACGAAACTCCGGTTTTGAAGGAGAGAATGCTCCATTTCTCATCAGAAACAGTGAGGTTGCTGAAATCAAAGGCGAATCAAGAATGCGGAACGACAAACATCTCTTCTTTTCAGTCGCTAACCGCATTCATATGGAGAAGCATTACAAGAGCAAGAAAACTAGCAAATGATCAAGAAACTACTTGCAGGCTTGCTGCTGGCAATAGATCAAGAATGAATCCACCATTGCCAGTGGATCACTTTGGGGTGTACGTCTCTCTTGTGAAAACGAGTACCACAGTTGGTGATTTATTGGGGAATGACTTTGGAAGGGCTGCTTTGAAGCTTCATCAAGCTGTATCCGAACACACTATCGAAAATTTCTCTGCCGAAATAGATAGATGGTTGAAGTCTCCTATGAAATTAGATAGATTTTTCAGCCCGAATGTTGTTCACATGGGAAGCTCTCCAAGGTTTAACAAGTACGGATGCGAGTTTGGGATGGGGAAAGCTGTTGCGGCTAGAAGCGGTTATGGCGGTAAGTATGATGGGAAGGTATCAGCTTATCCGGGAAGGGAAGGAGGAGGAAGCATAGATTTGGAAGTATGTCTTGTTCCGGAATTTATGGAAGCTTTAGAATCAGATCAAGAGTTCATGTCtattgtctcttcttcttcctga
- the LOC104734803 gene encoding SNAP25 homologous protein SNAP33-like: MAAKKSSLNPFDDDTDTDDEEVEKRVTSSSLNAKNRYSNDSGGGNVEKENQTVQELESYALYKSQETTKTVQGCLKVAQEIRSDASRTLVMLNEQGEQITRTHHKAVDIDHDLSRGEKLLGSLGGIFSRTWKPKKTRSITGPVITKGDSPKRRVNHFETREKLGLNHLPKQQSRTREPLPESADAYQKLEMETAKQDEGLSDLSDLLGELKNMAVDMGTEIERQNHGLDHLQEDVEELNYRVKQSNQRARRLLRK; the protein is encoded by the exons ATGGCTGCTAAGAAATCTAGCTTGAACCCTTTTGATGATGATACTGATACTGATGATGAAGAGGTTGAGAAAAGAGTCACTTCATCATCGTTGAATGCAAAGAACCGTTACAGTAATGATTCAGGAGGAGGAAATGTGGAGAAGGAGAACCAGACGGTTCAGGAACTTGAGAGCTACGCTTTGTACAAGTCTCAGGAAACTACTAAAACCGTACAAGGGTGTTTGAAAGTAGCTCAAGAGATTAGATCTGATGCTTCTAGGACTTTAGTCATGTTGAATGAGCAAGGCGAACAGATTACCAGAACTCACCACAAGGCGGTTGACATCGATCATGATCTTAGTCGG ggTGAGAAGCTTCTTGGAAGCCTTGGAGGCATTTTTTCAAGGACTTGGAAGCCCAAGAAGACTCGTTCGATTACTGGTCCTGTCATAACTAAag GTGATTCCCCCAAGAGAAGAGTTAACCACTTTGAGACTAGGGAAAAGCTGGGACTGAACCATTTACCcaaacaacaatcaagaacCCGTGAACCTCTTCCTGAATCAGCTGATGCTTATCAGAAACTAGAG ATGGAGACAGCAAAACAAGATGAAGGCCTTTCAGATTTGAGCGACCTTCTTGGCGAGCTGAAGAATATGGCAGTTGACATGGGAACTGAAATCGAAAG GCAAAACCATGGACTGGATCATCTTCAAGAAGATGTTGAGGAGCTTAACTACAGAGTCAAACAATCGAACCAACGGGCTCGCCGTTTACTCCGCAAGTAA
- the LOC104734806 gene encoding centrosomal protein of 112 kDa-like isoform X2 translates to MLRESQPRSIELVRRLELRTKSLSESRLEDTARIQTMEKELLNCYKEIDYLRDQLIFRSKEVNYLNDHLHDLEFKLAESRNLEEEVNCLREDLCMSKSEHLLLLQELENKESDLQSSSLSIEKLEEAISSLTLESLCEIESMKLDITTLEQALVDAMQIQEESIQEKDQLKGIIEEFQLQSQRAQENVKYFEKQNEELSEKFTASEKSIIDFFQSTKERLESEDKQPLDAGCFFAELSHVLPVSNEVRKSFDAIIKKLELPRNVNLIDKMEGMAKQTQQHEDIVKQLKEELKQEKLKAKDEAEDLTQEMAELRYKMTCLLDEERKRRVCIEQASLQRIAELEAQIKRETNKTSSTMMLSLPGI, encoded by the exons ATGCTGAGAGAATCGCAGCCTCGTAGTATCGAATTAGTCAGA AGGTTGGAGCTCCGCACAAAGTCATTATCGGAATCTCGCTTAGAAGACACTGCAAGAATTCAGACCATGGAGAAAGAGTTGTTGAATTGCTATAAAGAAATTG ATTACTTGCGAGATCAGCTCATTTTCAGAAGCAAGGAAGTGAACTATCTCAATGACCATCTGCACGATCTTGAATTCAAATTAGCTGAATCAAggaatttggaagaagaagttaATTGTTTGAGAGAGGACTTGTGCATGTCTAAATCCGAACATCTTTTGTTGTTACAAGAACTCGAGAACAAAGAATCAGATTTACAGAGTTCGTCTCTTTCCATAGAGAAACTGGAGGAGGCCATCTCATCCTTAACATTAGAGTCCTTGTGCGAAATAGAAAGCATGAAGCTTGACATTACAACGTTGGAGCAAGCACTTGTTGATgcaatgcaaattcaagaagaaaGTATCCAAGAAAAAGATCAATTAAAAGGAATAATTGAGGAGTTCCAGTTGCAGTCTCAGAGGGCACAAGAGAATGTCAAGTACTTTGAGAAGCAAAATGAAGAGCTGAGCGAAAAATTTACCGCCTCTGAAAAGAGTATCATAGATTTCTTTCAAAGTACCAAAGAACGGTTAGAAAGTGAAGATAAACAGCCTCTAGATGCAGGGTGCTTCTTCGCTGAATTGAGCCATGTGCTTCCTGTATCCAATGAAGTTCG CAAAAGCTTCGATGCAATCATCAAGAAACTGGAACTTCCTCGAAATGTGAATTTAATTGATAAAATGGAGGGTATGGCGAAACAGACACAGCAGCACGAAGATATTGTGAAGCAACTGAAA GAAGAATTGAAACAGGAGAAACTGAAGGCGAAGGACGAAGCAGAAGATCTTACGCAAGAAATGGCTGAATTAAGGTATAAGATGACATGTTTGCTTGATGAGGAACGCAAACGCCGTGTGTGCATAGAACAAGCATCATTACAGAGAATAGCCGAGCTAGAAGCACAG ATCaagagagagacaaacaagACCTCTTCAACTATGATGCTTTCTCTTCCTGGGATATGA
- the LOC104734806 gene encoding centrosomal protein of 112 kDa-like isoform X1 → MSSSSGSFSGSSSSACSSRSDCENSFDVEELLQIGTRRRELRKEKDMLRESQPRSIELVRRLELRTKSLSESRLEDTARIQTMEKELLNCYKEIDYLRDQLIFRSKEVNYLNDHLHDLEFKLAESRNLEEEVNCLREDLCMSKSEHLLLLQELENKESDLQSSSLSIEKLEEAISSLTLESLCEIESMKLDITTLEQALVDAMQIQEESIQEKDQLKGIIEEFQLQSQRAQENVKYFEKQNEELSEKFTASEKSIIDFFQSTKERLESEDKQPLDAGCFFAELSHVLPVSNEVRKSFDAIIKKLELPRNVNLIDKMEGMAKQTQQHEDIVKQLKEELKQEKLKAKDEAEDLTQEMAELRYKMTCLLDEERKRRVCIEQASLQRIAELEAQIKRETNKTSSTMMLSLPGI, encoded by the exons atgtcgaGTAGCTCGGGTAGTTTCTCGGGAAGCAGTAGCTCGGCATGTAGTTCTAGAAGTGATTGTGAGAACTCGTTTGATGTTGAAGAGCTTCTGCAGATTGGGACACGACGCAGGGAG CTAAGGAAAGAGAAGGACATGCTGAGAGAATCGCAGCCTCGTAGTATCGAATTAGTCAGA AGGTTGGAGCTCCGCACAAAGTCATTATCGGAATCTCGCTTAGAAGACACTGCAAGAATTCAGACCATGGAGAAAGAGTTGTTGAATTGCTATAAAGAAATTG ATTACTTGCGAGATCAGCTCATTTTCAGAAGCAAGGAAGTGAACTATCTCAATGACCATCTGCACGATCTTGAATTCAAATTAGCTGAATCAAggaatttggaagaagaagttaATTGTTTGAGAGAGGACTTGTGCATGTCTAAATCCGAACATCTTTTGTTGTTACAAGAACTCGAGAACAAAGAATCAGATTTACAGAGTTCGTCTCTTTCCATAGAGAAACTGGAGGAGGCCATCTCATCCTTAACATTAGAGTCCTTGTGCGAAATAGAAAGCATGAAGCTTGACATTACAACGTTGGAGCAAGCACTTGTTGATgcaatgcaaattcaagaagaaaGTATCCAAGAAAAAGATCAATTAAAAGGAATAATTGAGGAGTTCCAGTTGCAGTCTCAGAGGGCACAAGAGAATGTCAAGTACTTTGAGAAGCAAAATGAAGAGCTGAGCGAAAAATTTACCGCCTCTGAAAAGAGTATCATAGATTTCTTTCAAAGTACCAAAGAACGGTTAGAAAGTGAAGATAAACAGCCTCTAGATGCAGGGTGCTTCTTCGCTGAATTGAGCCATGTGCTTCCTGTATCCAATGAAGTTCG CAAAAGCTTCGATGCAATCATCAAGAAACTGGAACTTCCTCGAAATGTGAATTTAATTGATAAAATGGAGGGTATGGCGAAACAGACACAGCAGCACGAAGATATTGTGAAGCAACTGAAA GAAGAATTGAAACAGGAGAAACTGAAGGCGAAGGACGAAGCAGAAGATCTTACGCAAGAAATGGCTGAATTAAGGTATAAGATGACATGTTTGCTTGATGAGGAACGCAAACGCCGTGTGTGCATAGAACAAGCATCATTACAGAGAATAGCCGAGCTAGAAGCACAG ATCaagagagagacaaacaagACCTCTTCAACTATGATGCTTTCTCTTCCTGGGATATGA